One Schistocerca cancellata isolate TAMUIC-IGC-003103 chromosome 1, iqSchCanc2.1, whole genome shotgun sequence genomic region harbors:
- the LOC126182296 gene encoding eukaryotic translation initiation factor 3 subunit G-1-like, producing the protein MPALEEVKSSWADDVEEEGPASSAALPPTSEVIENGYKIVTDYKVDEDNRKVKVITTYKIERIKVSKSVAQRKTWKKFGESKNDKPGPNAATTTVAEDVIMQFVSSKEEDKPEENILEKLKDKGAVKCRNCAGDHWTTKCPHGTTNLNLDKSIDKGPGLGGIGADDKKPGNKYVAPGFRDGGAKRLDLRGGRDEAAIRVSNLSDSTTDVDLEDLVKQFGPIQKLYLAKDKNTNLCKGFAYIHFKSRSDAEKAIKSLNGHGYDHLILNAEWSKPLNPN; encoded by the coding sequence ATGCCTGCTCTGGAAGAAGTGAAATCCAGTTGGGCTGATGATGTTGAAGAAGAAGGACCAGCATCATCTGCTGCCCTACCACCTACTTCAGAAgtgattgaaaatggttataaaatTGTCACAGATtacaaagtagatgaagataaTCGGAAAGTGAAAGTCATTACCACTTACAAAATTGAACGCATTAAAGTTTCAAAGTCAGTTGCCCAGAGGAAAACCTGGAAGAAATTTGGAGAATCCAAAAATGATAAGCCAGGTCCCAATGCTGCTACTACAACTGTTGCTGAAGATGTGATTATGCAGTTTGTATCAAGCAAGGAAGAAGATAAGCCAGAAGAAAATATTTTGGAGAAACTTAAAGACAAAGGGGCTGTTAAATGCCGCAACTGTGCCGGTGACCATTGGACAACAAAGTGTCCACATGGAACAACAAATCTAAATTTAGATAAGTCTATTGATAAAGGTCCAGGTCTGGGAGGAATTGGAGCAGATGATAAGAAACcaggaaataaatatgtagctcCTGGTTTTCGCGATGGTGGTGCAAAACGACTTGATCTCCGTGGAGGACGTGATGAAGCTGCAATTAGAGTTTCTAACTTATCTGATAGTACTACAGATGTTGATTTGGAAGATTtggttaaacagtttggtcccatacaaaaACTCTATCTGGCAAAAGATAAGAACACAAACTTGTGCAAGGGTTTTGCCTACATACACTTCAAGAGCAGAAGTGATGCTGAAAAGGCCATTAAATCTCTTAATGGGCATGGATATGATCATTTGATATTGAATGCAGAATGGTCAAAGCCACTTAATCCTAATTGA